The following DNA comes from Triticum aestivum cultivar Chinese Spring chromosome 3D, IWGSC CS RefSeq v2.1, whole genome shotgun sequence.
TTTTCTATGGGAGAACTTCTAGTACATTTTCCTTTTTCCTTGGCAGTTTTTTAAAAAGCTGTCACTTTGTTGCATAATAGATGTTGATAGTGCTGCTGGTGCCGTACAACCAATGTTCCGTACTGGAATGGGTAGGCCGGTTCCTGTGAGCCGGACCTCTATTGATAAGGCAAGAGCTGTTTTGGAGGGACAAACAGTTGCAGAAAAAGGTCATTTTGATGGGAGTATAATAAAAGTTTTGGATAGTTTTGTAAAAGAAAATCCAAGCACACCTTTACTTTTTGAATAACTGACCCCTCTGTCAGCAGGTGTGAACGGCATGGAACAGTTTCCATTGTTCCAAACTGGTTCAGGAAGAGTTGTCTCAGTCAGTGCGGCATCTGTTCAGAAAGCTAAGTCTGTTTTGAAGGATAATAATACAAGCGAGGGTGAGCTTTGATTATTCTGCTATTTGAATCCAGAGCTAATGATCTTGCCTAGTTACTGTGAAACACACCCCTTTTTTGGTGTACTGATGGCATTCCTCTCCTATTAGAAAATACAGAGAGTTTTGGTAGGCCTAACCAGCCTATGATGTTCCAAACTGGTTCAGGAAGACCAGCCATGATCAGCGAAAGATCCATTGAGAGATCTAGAGCTGTGGCGAATGAGGGAGATGCGGAAAAGAGCGGTAAGATTGGAGTACCTGGGTCCATTAAAAAAGCTTGAACTATCTGTCTTTTGATTTATGTAAACGGCTACAAACATTATTTCTAAGTGGTTACTTCTTTGTGTAGGACATTGGGATACTGATTGCCAGTTCCCAATGTTCCAAACAGGATTAGGGAAGCCTGTTGCTGTGAGCTGGAGCTCAGTTCAGAAGGCAAAGGCAGTATTGGAGGAAGAAAAAATTAAAACAACTGGTACATAAACATATGGGCTTATTATTTATTTAGTCCAACGTTAATGCAGAAGATCAGCATTTTTCTTCGTATTCTTTGAGATTCAGGACGTGGAGAAAGCAGTGATTGTGCCACAACTCTTCAGACTGAAACACCAACGTCTGTTTTGATGAGTAGCAGTTTGATCATGAATAGTAGAAGTGTTACACCGAAGGAAGATAGTGCAATGCAAGGTACTTGATTTTCCCAAGTTGACTAAAACATGTTGTCTAGTTTTGTGCCTGTGTTACCATCTAGTCAAAATTTGAACAACATGAAATACTATTTCTGACACATCTGGGGTATTCCTCATATCAAATTATCTTTTTCAGTCACTCGAACAGAGAAAAATCACAAGGATGATGACCACGTGCCATTGTTTCAAACTGGACTAGGGAGGTCAATTGCTATAAGTAAGAGCTCACTTAAGAGGGCATCTGCAGTTCTGGAGCCAAGGAATATTGCAAAGGAATTGGAAGGTAAATTGCTCTCTAAACACACATCATGGTTTCGTAACAAGTGTGCTCTCGACACTAAATTTGTGATAATTAAGCATTTGTATTtaccatagttttaaatagccggctatagccttTTCAGTAGGGTGTCGCTAAATGGTCGCCTtcacaaatagcccgctatagcccgctTTAGCCGGCTATAGCTGATTTGGAGGCCCGTCGCTATtttccatagcccgctatttaaaacattgataTTTACTGACAATCAAGTTTTCTTTCTGTAAGATGAAGCTCATTTAGATGGTGCCCATGACACTCCAGTGTTCAGAACTGGATTAGGAAGGTCTATCATAGCAAGTGAGAACTCTAGAAAGGAATTGCCTATCTTAGAGGCTGAAGAAGCAGTAAAAAGTGGTAATTTCATGTTCTGAATTAAGAGTTTCTTCACATGGATATAAAAAGTAGGTAGAAATTACAGTCTGCATTCAGTTAACAATTGCTTTGTATGTGCAAACCAGTAAACAATTACAACGGGGAAACCTTTGTTGAAGAGGCAACGTTCCAAGCTGGAATACAAAAGTTTGTACCCCAAAATAGAATTTCAAGCCACAAGGCCAGTATGCTTTTGGAGCAACGAAACTTCATGGAGAAAGGTAGTTTTTGGAATCATCAGGTTACACAGTGGGGGCATTTACAGAGTTCTTTACATTTGGATTTGGAAAGTAACTTAAGACTTATTTTCCCATTCCTTTGACATACGCAATATTATTTTGAAAGGATACAAAGACTCTGGAAGTCAACTGCCAATGTTTCGAACCGGATCTGGAAAGTCGGTCTTGATTAGTGAAAACTCAGTACAGAAAGCAAGGGCTGTTCTGGAGGAACAAGGCATAAACAAAGGCATAATAGCTGACCAAACTTATCTGAGACTTTCACTGTTTATTTCAATAGAAGTTGGTATAAAACTTTACCGTGCATGTCTAGTTGAAGTGTCTATTCTCTTTCTGTAGTCCTGTAGTTTATTTGTACAATACCATGTGGCATCCATAGGTTAGCTAACCATCACACAGTCTGTTATATTCATCGCTAGACTGGTGTGCTAATCCAAAGGTTCTGCAATGCTTTTTAGTTAATAATTAGACCAAGTTTACAGAAATAAAGGCTAGCAATGAACCACCAATGTGTAACCTGATTATGCTGCAGCTTTCATTTAGAATGGTACACTtatttactccctccgatccatattaattgacgcaCACTTAAAGTTGTACTAGGTGTGCGCCAATTAATATGAATCAGAGGGAGTATTGCTTTTGACTTCCGAGGTAGCTATTTAACAAATGTGTGTTTTCAAGAGTACCAAATTTCAAGCATACAATGTATGATCACTGAACTGTCCAATGATCTAATCAGGCAATTTGGATTGGCATGTTGATGTGGTAACAGGCACTTGTTTATTGCATAATATTAGTGCCTTTTAATTTGTACACATTTACCATTTAAATATGTCTGATCTTGAGTTATTTCTTGTCAGATAATCATAAGCTCCTTAACATGGACAAAAAAATTCCTGTGTTTGCGTCACCTCTCAAGACAAGCTGTGCAAGAACAGTAAATATATCTTCAGTTGGCGTGTCTCGAGCTGCTACTTTGTTGGGCTTGGAGGAGAATACCCTTTCGACACAATTTTTTGGACATGTGGGGGATAAGCTGGGCACAAAAATAAATTTTGAGCAGGAAAATCCAGAACAGAGGCTTGGTCTTGCATCTTATCCAACAGAAAACCAAGTGCACAAGGAACAACACCGGCCATTTGAGCTTTCTAATAACACAGTTTCTGATTCTGGTGAGCATTCTATCAGATTCAGTACCGCCGGAGGCAGATCAATGGCTATTTCTAGTGATGCACTTGAACGCGCAAAAAGCCTTCTGGGTGAATCAGATCTCATGGTTTCAACAAATAATTTAAGCTACCCTTTGGGATCTGCTTGTAATGATAAGATGCAAAATTCAACTGTTGCGCCAAAAGAAGGCGGATCTGATTTATCAAAAAGAAGAAGGGTCAGTGGAAGAACCGAACTTGCAACATTTTCCCACCAGGCAATGTCTGATAGGAAGGACACTGGATCCTTTGGAAATGCTGTATCTGATATCCATCCGACTAGTGAAAACACCAATAGGTTTCATGTTGGGAGTCGTTCAACCAGTGAAATTCCAAAGATCGTGAAGCCTTCTTCCAGGTGTTTATCTGAAACTGACAACACAAATGACACTAAAGATAAGACCCGACAACTCCATATGCCAGCTGGAGCGTTGGTTGACATCAGTAACTTCATGGGTTCATATTCTGGAAATATTGACCATGTTGTTAATGAGAAGAGAAGAATTGGGGGAAGAAACTCCGCATCTTCCTTTAAACGGCCCCGCTCTTCCAGGTCCTTTGATTTGCATCCCTGCTAGCAAGCTGTAAACTCCTATGCCATGCTTCTGATATGCCTTTGCTGACAATGGTTAGGTTCATCACGCCTATAAGCACCAACAGACAGTCCTCTGCTGGTAAGCTGATTGATTACATATATAAGCCCGTCTTAAATTCATTCCTACTTGATTGGTTTAACTATTGTGTACAGGAGTACCCAAACTACCACCAACTCAGATCACTTCCTGTCGAACAAAGCTGTCTGCATATTATCCTTTTCAACATAAAAGGAAAACTTGGAAAGAGTATTTCGGTGGTCCTCCCTGCTTCAATTGTTTGGTACAATGCGATGCATATAATTTCCGCAGGTGCACTATATTCCCCACTTTGTTAAATGTTAACTTAAATCTTGTGACCAGGCGGAACATATAATAGATGAAGTGAAGCTCATGGATGCAAAAGGAGCTGAGAGGTACAAGTTTCACAATATGAATACTGGTGCAGAAGAATTTCATAAGTTGCTGATTGCCTGTGGGGCTTCATTGACATAT
Coding sequences within:
- the LOC123077330 gene encoding protein BREAST CANCER SUSCEPTIBILITY 2 homolog B isoform X9 — protein: MPGRWRVWGQPDGRLVWVPAPEPDAPPSPAAASPLPPPLPPGCGAGIAAASSEDALAKGRGAADGCRVESMADLLVQARNTLLEGDGMSGATVDAGQGQLFCTGSGRSVSVSERAIRRARALVGEEVEKAGNKRKQPFDDVPGAEGELREMDAPFRGGVHNTAVPPVFQTGSGKAVLLGKDSIQKARAILGEQPFDHVPDAERESSEMDAPFRGGVYNTTMPPVFQTGSGKAVLLGKDSIQKARVLLEDVDSAAGAVQPMFRTGMGRPVPVSRTSIDKARAVLEGQTVAEKGVNGMEQFPLFQTGSGRVVSVSAASVQKAKSVLKDNNTSEENTESFGRPNQPMMFQTGSGRPAMISERSIERSRAVANEGDAEKSGHWDTDCQFPMFQTGLGKPVAVSWSSVQKAKAVLEEEKIKTTGRGESSDCATTLQTETPTSVLMSSSLIMNSRSVTPKEDSAMQVTRTEKNHKDDDHVPLFQTGLGRSIAISKSSLKRASAVLEPRNIAKELEDEAHLDGAHDTPVFRTGLGRSIIASENSRKELPILEAEEAVKSVNNYNGETFVEEATFQAGIQKFVPQNRISSHKASMLLEQRNFMEKGYKDSGSQLPMFRTGSGKSVLISENSVQKARAVLEEQGINKDNHKLLNMDKKIPVFASPLKTSCARTVNISSVGVSRAATLLGLEENTLSTQFFGHVGDKLGTKINFEQENPEQRLGLASYPTENQVHKEQHRPFELSNNTVSDSGEHSIRFSTAGGRSMAISSDALERAKSLLGESDLMVSTNNLSYPLGSACNDKMQNSTVAPKEGGSDLSKRRRVSGRTELATFSHQAMSDRKDTGSFGNAVSDIHPTSENTNRFHVGSRSTSEIPKIVKPSSRCLSETDNTNDTKDKTRQLHMPAGALVDISNFMGSYSGNIDHVVNEKRRIGGRNSASSFKRPRSSRFITPISTNRQSSAGVPKLPPTQITSCRTKLSAYYPFQHKRKTWKEYFGGPPCFNCLAEHIIDEVKLMDAKGAERYKFHNMNTGAEEFHKLLIACGASLTYATKEWVNNHYKWIIWKLASLERCYPTKAAGKFLTVANVLDELKYRYDREVNNGHRSAIKKILEGNALPSLMMVLCISAIYSHPDVHKLEAVGTDENENSIKNKSLLAAKRNMPAHIELTDGWYALEASLDVALSEQLQKRKLFIGQKLRIWGASLCGWTGPVSFHEASGTVKLMVHVNGSYRARWDDPLGFCKHVGPPLAFKCIKASGGRVPRTLVGVARIYPVLYKERLPDGSSIVRSERMERKALQLYHQRVSKIAEDIMSEQDENCASTDDSEEGAKICKMLEQAAEPEVMMAGLTSEQMISFSSYQAKQKEARQNEVAKKVENALEVAGLSSRDVTPFLKVRVTGLAHKISATKTINKEGLITIWNPTEKQKADLVEGQVYIATGLLPSAHCTNILYLHARGSSTMWKPLASAQAADFQPFFTPRKAVELSLIGEVPLASLSCSEFDIAGVVLHVGDVYLCSNQKRQWLFLTDGSKFISASQSTDQDDCLLAVSFSCSSASDDGAFFSYALSGNTVGWFQ
- the LOC123077330 gene encoding protein BREAST CANCER SUSCEPTIBILITY 2 homolog B isoform X11; the encoded protein is MPGRWRVWGQPDGRLVWVPAPEPDAPPSPAAASPLPPPLPPGCGAGIAAASSEDALAKGRGAADGCRVESMADLLVQARNTLLEGDGMSGATVDAGQGQLFCTGSGRSVSVSERAIRRARALVGEEVEKAGNKRKQPFDDVPGAEGELREMDAPFRGGVHNTAVPPVFQTGSGKAVLLGKDSIQKARAILGEQPFDHVPDAERESSEMDAPFRGGVYNTTMPPVFQTGSGKAVLLGKDSIQKARVLLEDVDSAAGAVQPMFRTGMGRPVPVSRTSIDKARAVLEGQTVAEKGVNGMEQFPLFQTGSGRVVSVSAASVQKAKSVLKDNNTSEENTESFGRPNQPMMFQTGSGRPAMISERSIERSRAVANEGDAEKSGHWDTDCQFPMFQTGLGKPVAVSWSSVQKAKAVLEEEKIKTTGRGESSDCATTLQTETPTSVLMSSSLIMNSRSVTPKEDSAMQVTRTEKNHKDDDHVPLFQTGLGRSIAISKSSLKRASAVLEPRNIAKELEDEAHLDGAHDTPVFRTGLGRSIIASENSRKELPILEAEEAVKSVNNYNGETFVEEATFQAGIQKFVPQNRISSHKASMLLEQRNFMEKGYKDSGSQLPMFRTGSGKSVLISENSVQKARAVLEEQGINKDNHKLLNMDKKIPVFASPLKTSCARTVNISSVGVSRAATLLGLEENTLSTQFFGHVGDKLGTKINFEQENPEQRLGLASYPTENQVHKEQHRPFELSNNTVSDSGEHSIRFSTAGGRSMAISSDALERAKSLLGESDLMVSTNNLSYPLGSACNDKMQNSTVAPKEGGSDLSKRRRVSGRTELATFSHQAMSDRKDTGSFGNAVSDIHPTSENTNRFHVGSRSTSEIPKIVKPSSRCLSETDNTNDTKDKTRQLHMPAGALVDISNFMGSYSGNIDHVVNEKRRIGGRNSASSFKRPRSSRFITPISTNRQSSAGVPKLPPTQITSCRTKLSAYYPFQHKRKTWKEYFGGPPCFNCLAEHIIDEVKLMDAKGAERYKFHNMNTGAEEFHKLLIACGASLTYATKEWVNNHYKWIIWKLASLERCYPTKAAGKFLTVANVLDELKYRYALEASLDVALSEQLQKRKLFIGQKLRIWGASLCGWTGPVSFHEASGTVKLMVHVNGSYRARWDDPLGFCKHVGPPLAFKCIKASGGRVPRTLVGVARIYPVLYKERLPDGSSIVRSERMERKALQLYHQRVSKIAEDIMSEQDENCASTDDSEEGAKICKMLEQAAEPEVMMAGLTSEQMISFSSYQAKQKEARQNEVAKKVENALEVAGLSSRDVTPFLKVRVTGLAHKISATKTINKEGLITIWNPTEKQKADLVEGQVYIATGLLPSAHCTNILYLHARGSSTMWKPLASAQAADFQPFFTPRKAVELSLIGEVPLASLSCSEFDIAGVVLHVGDVYLCSNQKRQWLFLTDGSKFISASQSTDQDDCLLAVSFSCSSASDDGAFFSYALSGNTVGFSNLVKRQKDQTRRIWVAEATQSSTYTLSHEISKKSHLKEAATCAEKWASSSFDKIQQLKERVLCIIGDSGG
- the LOC123077330 gene encoding protein BREAST CANCER SUSCEPTIBILITY 2 homolog B isoform X12 — encoded protein: MPGRWRVWGQPDGRLVWVPAPEPDAPPSPAAASPLPPPLPPGCGAGIAAASSEDALAKGRGAADGCRVESMADLLVQARNTLLEGDGMSGATVDAGQGQLFCTGSGRSVSVSERAIRRARALVGEEVEKAGNKRKQPFDDVPGAEGELREMDAPFRGGVHNTAVPPVFQTGSGKAVLLGKDSIQKARAILGEQPFDHVPDAERESSEMDAPFRGGVYNTTMPPVFQTGSGKAVLLGKDSIQKARVLLEDVDSAAGAVQPMFRTGMGRPVPVSRTSIDKARAVLEGQTVAEKGVNGMEQFPLFQTGSGRVVSVSAASVQKAKSVLKDNNTSEENTESFGRPNQPMMFQTGSGRPAMISERSIERSRAVANEGDAEKSGHWDTDCQFPMFQTGLGKPVAVSWSSVQKAKAVLEEEKIKTTGRGESSDCATTLQTETPTSVLMSSSLIMNSRSVTPKEDSAMQVTRTEKNHKDDDHVPLFQTGLGRSIAISKSSLKRASAVLEPRNIAKELEDEAHLDGAHDTPVFRTGLGRSIIASENSRKELPILEAEEAVKSVNNYNGETFVEEATFQAGIQKFVPQNRISSHKASMLLEQRNFMEKGYKDSGSQLPMFRTGSGKSVLISENSVQKARAVLEEQGINKDNHKLLNMDKKIPVFASPLKTSCARTVNISSVGVSRAATLLGLEENTLSTQFFGHVGDKLGTKINFEQENPEQRLGLASYPTENQVHKEQHRPFELSNNTVSDSGEHSIRFSTAGGRSMAISSDALERAKSLLGESDLMVSTNNLSYPLGSACNDKMQNSTVAPKEGGSDLSKRRRVSGRTELATFSHQAMSDRKDTGSFGNAVSDIHPTSENTNRFHVGSRSTSEIPKIVKPSSRCLSETDNTNDTKDKTRQLHMPAGALVDISNFMGSYSGNIDHVVNEKRRIGGRNSASSFKRPRSSRFITPISTNRQSSAGVPKLPPTQITSCRTKLSAYYPFQHKRKTWKEYFGGPPCFNCLAEHIIDEVKLMDAKGAERWVNNHYKWIIWKLASLERCYPTKAAGKFLTVANVLDELKYRYALEASLDVALSEQLQKRKLFIGQKLRIWGASLCGWTGPVSFHEASGTVKLMVHVNGSYRARWDDPLGFCKHVGPPLAFKCIKASGGRVPRTLVGVARIYPVLYKERLPDGSSIVRSERMERKALQLYHQRVSKIAEDIMSEQDENCASTDDSEEGAKICKMLEQAAEPEVMMAGLTSEQMISFSSYQAKQKEARQNEVAKKVENALEVAGLSSRDVTPFLKVRVTGLAHKISATKTINKEGLITIWNPTEKQKADLVEGQVYIATGLLPSAHCTNILYLHARGSSTMWKPLASAQAADFQPFFTPRKAVELSLIGEVPLASLSCSEFDIAGVVLHVGDVYLCSNQKRQWLFLTDGSKFISASQSTDQDDCLLAVSFSCSSASDDGAFFSYALSGNTVGFSNLVKRQKDQTRRIWVAEATQSSTYTLSHEISKKSHLKEAATCAEKWASSSFDKIQQLKERVLCIIGDSGG